TACTACTTGCTCACGCCGGATACTTTCTCCGCGCTGCATCTCCTGCCCGCAGATGAGCTCTTTCACTTCTACTGCGGTGATCCGGTCGAGATGCTGCAGCTTCACGCCGACGGCGCCGGTGAGCTGATAAAGATCGGAAACGATTTGAAACAGGACCATCGGCCGCAGATCCTGACACCCGCCGGATCCTGGCAGGGTTCCCGGCTTGTCTCCGGGGGCAAGTATGCCTTGATGGGCACGACCATGGTTCCCGGTTTTGAATTCACCGATTATAAGGCGGCTGTTCGCACAGAGCTGATATCGAAATACCCCGAATTTGAAGAACTGATCAAGGAATTGACCTTGGATTAGCGGCGCCCCGGGAGCCCCGCAATCACCTTGTAAACCCATTAAATAGGCAGGCTCTGTAACCGGGGAGTTTACACATTGAACAGTTGGCT
The sequence above is drawn from the Candidatus Eisenbacteria bacterium genome and encodes:
- a CDS encoding cupin domain-containing protein — translated: MSMFGAEEIIQKLQLKPLPHEGGYYRETYRSGFNIPTGALPSNYDKDRHASTAIYYLLTPDTFSALHLLPADELFHFYCGDPVEMLQLHADGAGELIKIGNDLKQDHRPQILTPAGSWQGSRLVSGGKYALMGTTMVPGFEFTDYKAAVRTELISKYPEFEELIKELTLD